A genomic region of Candidatus Hydrogenedens sp. contains the following coding sequences:
- the gcvPB gene encoding aminomethyl-transferring glycine dehydrogenase subunit GcvPB yields the protein MDLIYERCNHRQAFSFRSNKELDVPFPQELKRQKSAELPEVSELDVVRHFTHLSRRNMGIDMNFYPLGSCTMKYNPKIADVVSSFVGFTQLHPQLLYSETYLDYVQGALELVYHLEQLLSEISGMRAVSIQPMAGAHGELTGVLMMSAYHKYHKNTHKKIMLIPDSAHGTNPASAAIAGFQVREIPSNSQGTLDLDRFREAMNDEVAGIMLTCPNTHGLFEKDIQEIADLAHRHDALLYYDGANLNAIIGQCRPGDLGFDVMHFNLHKTFATPHGMGGPGSGPVGVNERLLDFLPSPRVIKKDNNLFSLDYPKNSIGKSAPFLGHFLVAVRAYVYILMQGNEGLKEVSRKAVLNANYVLSRLRSVFPPAYDRLCMHECVLTAMPYHDWEVRALDFAKALLDRGFHAPTVYFPLTVKEALMIEPTETETKETLDQFCDTMLELSELAKQNPDELRNAPMTTPVQRLDEVKAAKELNVVRPLNTSKT from the coding sequence ATGGACTTGATTTATGAAAGATGCAATCATCGGCAGGCTTTCTCTTTTAGGAGTAATAAGGAATTGGATGTTCCTTTTCCACAAGAACTAAAACGGCAAAAGTCCGCAGAACTTCCCGAAGTTTCAGAACTGGATGTCGTCCGTCATTTTACCCATCTCTCACGGAGAAATATGGGAATTGATATGAACTTTTATCCCTTAGGTTCCTGCACGATGAAATACAATCCTAAAATTGCGGATGTTGTTTCATCATTTGTCGGGTTTACACAATTACATCCCCAGTTGCTCTATTCTGAGACTTATCTTGACTATGTTCAAGGTGCTTTAGAACTGGTTTACCATTTGGAGCAATTACTTAGCGAAATTTCAGGTATGCGGGCTGTTTCTATTCAACCTATGGCAGGAGCCCATGGCGAATTAACCGGCGTTTTGATGATGTCCGCTTATCACAAATACCATAAAAATACCCATAAAAAGATAATGCTTATACCGGACTCGGCACACGGGACAAATCCTGCCAGTGCCGCCATAGCAGGTTTTCAAGTGCGGGAGATTCCTTCGAATTCGCAAGGGACTTTAGATTTAGACCGTTTTCGTGAAGCCATGAATGATGAGGTAGCAGGAATTATGTTGACCTGCCCAAATACGCATGGCTTGTTTGAAAAAGATATTCAAGAAATTGCTGACCTTGCTCATCGGCACGATGCACTGCTTTATTATGACGGTGCTAACCTGAACGCTATTATTGGACAGTGTCGTCCCGGAGATTTGGGGTTCGATGTGATGCATTTTAATCTGCACAAGACTTTTGCAACTCCTCACGGAATGGGTGGTCCCGGTTCGGGTCCTGTTGGGGTCAACGAACGCTTGCTGGATTTCTTACCGTCTCCGAGAGTAATCAAGAAGGATAACAATCTTTTTAGCCTTGACTATCCTAAAAATAGTATTGGGAAATCGGCACCTTTTTTAGGTCATTTTTTAGTTGCCGTGCGTGCTTATGTCTACATTTTAATGCAGGGAAATGAAGGATTGAAGGAAGTCAGTCGAAAGGCGGTCCTCAATGCGAATTATGTTTTATCTAGACTTCGTTCTGTTTTCCCTCCTGCTTATGACCGTTTATGTATGCATGAATGTGTCCTTACGGCTATGCCTTATCATGATTGGGAAGTAAGGGCTTTAGATTTTGCCAAGGCACTGCTTGACCGTGGTTTTCATGCACCAACAGTCTACTTTCCGTTAACAGTCAAAGAGGCTTTAATGATTGAACCTACAGAAACAGAAACAAAGGAGACACTGGACCAATTTTGCGATACGATGTTGGAATTATCTGAATTGGCAAAACAGAACCCAGATGAGTTAAGAAATGCTCCTATGACTACACCCGTTCAGCGATTGGATGAAGTAAAAGCAGCTAAGGAACTGAATGTTGTTCGTCCATTAAACACTTCGAAAACATAG